Proteins found in one Primulina eburnea isolate SZY01 chromosome 16, ASM2296580v1, whole genome shotgun sequence genomic segment:
- the LOC140817233 gene encoding uncharacterized protein, which produces MASILSHPPKIGVLYHVKSHIKFPVARTHFSSLPIENVYIKSESLLSCRALPLLGSSRITVTRASASDFLETIENDESPRGAAEKPVKFLLWVLLWASVSIGLYAFSGNAKASAPADSIRASGFGVKVANTLRASGWPDEAVVFALATLPVIELRGAIPVGYWLQLKPVVLTVLSVLGNMVPVPFIILYLKKVAAFLTGKNQTASRFIDMLFKRAKEKAGPVKEFQWLGLMLFVAVPFPGTGAWTGAFIASILDMPFWSGVSANFVGVVLAGLLVNLLVNLGLRYAIVTGIILFIISTFMWSILRSLKKSLSVD; this is translated from the exons ATGGCTTCCATTTTATCTCACCCACCAAAGATCGGCGTATTATATCATGTGAAGTCCCACATTAAATTCCCAGTTGCAAGAACCCATTTTTCTTCGCTTCCGATCGAGAACGTTTACATAAAGTCGGAATCTTTGCTTTCGTGTCGGGCTTTACCTCTTCTGGGCAGTTCCCGAATTACTGTAACAAGGGCTTCAGCGAGTGATTTTCTTGAAACTATTGAAAATGACGAGTCTCCGAGGGGTGCTGCGGAGAAACCAGTGAAATTTCTTTTATGGGTGTTATTATGGGCATCTGTATCCATTGGGTTGTATGCCTTTTCTGGGAATGCTAAGGCTTCTGCGCCTGCTGATTCCATTAGGGCTTCAGGCTTTGGTGTAAAAGTTGCTAATACTTTGCGGGCTTCGGGCTGGCCCGACGAGGCTGTTGTATTTGCTCTGGCGACGCTTCCGGTTATTGAGCTGCGTGGAGCAATTCCTGTTGGTTATTGGCTGCAACTCAAGCCTGTTGTGTTAACTGTGCTGTCTGTTCTTGG GAACATGGTGCCTGTGCCATTTATTATACTGTACCTGAAAAAGGTTGCGGCCTTTCTCACTGGAAAGAATCAAACTGCTTCTCGATTCATTGACATGTTATTCAAGAGGGCCAAAGAGAAGGCCGGACCTGTCAAAGAATTTCAATGGCTTGGGTTGATGCTATTTGTGGCAGTGCCGTTCCCTGGGACTGGAGCTTGGACTGGAGCCTTTATCGCATCTATATTGGATATGCCATTCTGGTCCGGTGTCTCAGCGAATTTTGTTGGTGTTGTATTAGCCGGTCTTCTGGTAAACTTGCTGGTTAACCTTGGACTTAGATACGCCATTGTGACGGGTATAATTCTATTCATAATCTCCACATTCATGTGGAGCATCCTTCGAAGTCTCAAGAAATCTTTATCCGTTGATTGA